A segment of the Nitrosopumilus sp. genome:
TTTTAAGGCAAGATGATCCTCAAAAGGCAAGAAATTGTCTCTACCTAGGAATTGTGTTCATGCTAATTGGGATAATTTTAAACATAATGATTGCAACATCCATCCCAGATCTGGATTCAAGTTTCAACGTAAACATTTAGTCATGAACGACTGAGATTTAATATATGAAAATAGTTTATTTCTAAACTCGAATTTAGAAACAATATAGATTTAGAATGACAATCATTTGGATTTAGAATCATATAGAACTAGTTCAATATACGATACATGGGCATATCCAGAATGCGAGACAATGTGGAAAGATGGTCAATTCATGAAGGCCTTTCCTTTGAAGAAGTAAAAAACCCAGACAATGTATTTCAAATTTTAATAAAATATGCAGGACAGTACGGGATACCAGTAGAGGTGTTTGAACCAAAAGGACAACCGGGAATATTAGTAATAGGTGCAAAAGTGGTAATGAAAAATAGTCAGATTTCGAGATATTTGGGATTTAATCCCGAAGAAAAAGAAAAATTTGAGAAAAAAGTTGCAGACTTTTGCTACTCGATTCAAGTAATTAATAAAATCATTACAGAAGACGGAAAGCAGAAAATAGGAGTTTATGTTGTTTTAGACGATAAAGAGAATATCAATCAACAGACCATGCTGGAAGCAATAGACAGTGTTTCAGAAAAATATGATCAAACATACAGATTTCTATTAAAAACATTTTAAGAAAATAGACTAGTTTTCAATTGTTAAAAAGAAACATCATTCAATGCACGTACAAACAAATTTCAAATCAAACAGACAAATTATTTGTGTTGAAAACGGTTCAGACATTACTCAAATAGCATATGAAGCATTCAAAGAGACGTCAATCTGAAATATAAAATCATGATTAAAGTCCGATATTTTGAATTCCAGAAGGATATTTTGTGAAATCGAATAATTTTTCAACATACATGAATTTTAGATGTGGGCATAGTGAGCATATTTGATGCAAACTCCCCCCAGGACTTTATACAAAATGCAGTGCAATAAACAGGATAACCCCCAGTTTTCATGAAATATCCTATGAAAATTATGTTTTCAGATAGACGAGTGAATATAAAATAAGTTACATGATCTAATAATAATAATTAATTTAATTGATAGAGCATGTTCCAACAGCACTATTTTTCAGATGTTTCATCATAAACTTAGAATTTTAGAAAATTTCTTAAAATTTGAAAGTTTGAGCCTAAGTGTTAAACCCCCCATGAAAAATACAGACTTTAGTCATATTGTCATATTTTCAAAAAGGGTCATTTCAGGGGGGGTGTGACACTTGTGCCTAGATACAAAATGCAAACGTAATTCCATCATGATCTCCCAGATAGACATGTGCCAGGTATTACAGTCGTGCCTAAAAGCTAAACCCCCCAAATTTTAGAAAAAAATAAAGAAAAAGAATGAAATGATGATTTCACTATGCAGTTGGAACTATGCAGACTGCTGCAAGATCAGTTGCAACAGATATTGGTATTCCATCTACATCAACTGGAACAAGATCAAATGCAGCAGAGTTGCCAGGGGTTCCTACGGTAAAGTCATGTAAAGTCCCACTAATCACTCCGACAAACCCTTCAGTACCAATATCAATGCCTTTGGCTACGATCTGTTTATCTTTGATCTTTAGTTTGTCAGTAGGCTGATTGTAAGTCAATTCACCTACTTTTGCAATACCGTTCACAGCATCACAAACAGAATCTGCCTCAGGGTTTACCAAATGAGCATGCCATTCATTGCCACATGCAACATCAGTCACATTACATACTGCCCCGATTGCACCAACTGGTTGTGCAATTTGTGAAGCGGTAGGAGCTTGTTGTTCAGTGCTATCAAAGAATCCAGCATGAGAAGTGATGGCTACAACAGAACCATCAGTCGTGAACAATGCATATCCACCAAATGGAGTTTTTGGAACCTTATCTTCTAGATGGAATTTCAATTTGATTTCATCATTTTTTACTTTGACGTCAGTTTTTTTAATGCCGGTAATTGCGTCTGCAACTGCAGGAGATGCAATACTCACGGCTAAAACTGCGACCAAAGTTAATCCTAATAGGATTTTTGTATTCATTGGTACAAATACCAAACACGAGGTATTTAACATGATATACAATGTTATGAAATTATGACGATAATCACTTTGATCATAAAATTATCAAATTAGTGTCATTTTGAAGAAAAAGAGAAGAAGTATTTAGAGACAATTTTGTGCGTTTCAAGTATATATCAAAATGATTCAAAATAATCATGGGCGGATTTGGACTTGTGATTGTAATTGGTGCAATTATCGGTTCAATGGGACTTGCGATGTTCATGTATACGCAATATCAAACAAACTATATCGAATCCAGTGTAGGTAACCCCGTTACCGTTGGGCCAGTAGAATATGTTGTCACATTTGAAGGAACACATGAGGGAGATAAGGAAACAGTTCCTGAAAATACGTTTGTGATGATCGGGATTATCGCAAAGAACGTTAGCGATGAAAAAACGGCGCTATCAGGAGAGGGCAATTTTACCTAATAGATGAAAAGGATCAAAAACACAAGGCAATCTATGGTGAATTTTCTCCAAAAGATCTTTTGATATCGGGGTTAGACCCAGACAAACCCATAGAAATCACCACACAGTTTGACATTGAATTTGATGAAGAAATCCAATACAAGATAGTCATACGCCCACAAAAAGATCAGTCAACGGTAGATACAGCTTCAATCTGCCTGACTAACTGTGAATAGAAAAAATAGCAATTCAAAAAACCAATTAATCAAAAAGGATTTTGAAGGACTTTAGTCATATTCGTTTCAAAAAAACAATGTAATTTCATCTACATTACCTTACTAAGTTTCAGATATTTTTAAATTCGAATTTAGAAATATTCTAAATTACTACTCTGACATCTTTAATTCAGGTAAAACAAAGATTTTGGCAGGCTTAATTTTCAGAATAATTCTCTTCTCATCATCACACTTGAACGGATAGTGTTCTCGTCCCATATACTGTTGTGTAAGCTTGTCTGCATGCTTGTACTCATAATCAGGAATTAATTCCACCACAGTACCACGAATTGTGGTCATGTCAAGTGGATTGTCAATTGAGGTTACAGATACAGCAACACGAGGATCTCGCAGGATATTCTTATGCTTTATTCTTCCTTCAGCAGTATTAATCAAAATATGCCCATCCTCGCAGTTTGCCCAAACGGGAGACACCTGAGGCAAACCATCATCCATTATTGTAGCAACATAGACAAGATTTTTTTCTAAAAACAACCGAACTACTTTCTCATCCATCAATATTGCATCAAATATGTAATTGATAACGGTTTTGCCATATCATCAGATAAGGGCATCATTTACAGACATTTCCATAAACAAACTTGGAAGTAAGAGGGACACAACTTCTGTTTTAAAATTATATCCAATGAGACATCCAATATCATGTCTGTTTTTTACGAGATTTTTCAAGAACGTTTGTCATTGCCCGATTCATTATTTCCATTACCAGGTATTGCGAATATTCTTCGGATTTTTTTCCCTTTGATTTGACGGTCTTTGGGGCCAGGCCCTTTAGGATCTTTTCAATTTTTGCAGATGTATTCACAATGGTTTTGGAATATGTGGAATCAAAATCCAACGGAGTCTGAAAATCCAATAATTTTGTAGACGTGCCATAGAATTTTGTGATGGCTCCACGAGACTCTTCAATTCTTACTATTTCAATTAATCCAGATTGTTTTAGAATTTCCAAATGATGACGTACTGTTGTAAGTGCTTTTTTGAATCCTACTTTTTTTAGGGCAGTGGTAATCTGATCAGCGGACAATGCCTGATGGTATAAGATTTCCACAATTTTTGCCCGCGCAGGATCTTCTATTGCGCGTGCCTGTCCAATACTTGTCGTAACAGTACGATTGACTTTGATTTGCTTTTCTAGCAGGGTTGACATACAGAATTACCTTTCAATCTGATCTAAAAGATCCTCGTATCATATTTTTTTGTCTAATCGCATCAATTTTTCTTTACTATTAGCAGTATCAGACAGGCATCATAATCACTTTAGCGATACGACTAACATCGTAACGCATTCAACCGTATTAATACCGCTATGATTGGAATGGTAACGCATTCAACCGTATTAATACCGCTATGATTGGAATGGTAACGCATTCAACCGTATTGATACCGCTATGATTGGAATGGTAACGCATTCAACCGTATTGATACCGCTATGATTGGAATGGTAATAGTGGGAAAAGTATGATAGGACATTCAAAAAAATTAAAAAATATCAAAAAAAGGAGAAATCAAAAAAAGAATGTCCCAAAACAGCCATCATGACAGCGTTTGCAAAGGATTCAAAAATCAAAATCGAGTTGAAGCGATAGCGTCATGCACAAAACAGAAAACATGATGAAAGGAATGGGCAGAAGTGGATTTGTCTCGATATCAAAAACGAAAATATGTCAGAAACATGCATCCGCATGTCATTGAAAAGCTAAAGATTGTTACCAGTCAGTTTCCCATATGCAGCTACGTATCTTTGAGTCATCTTTGAGATGATCTCTTGTGGGATAAGCGGGGCGACAGGTTCTTTTCCGGAACCGCGTTCATCATCGAACTGTTTTTGAAATCCGTTTGCAGACAGCCAATCGCGCAACAGTTGCTTGTCATATGCGTCCTGTATCTTTCCAACCTTGTAAGATGACTTTGGC
Coding sequences within it:
- a CDS encoding DUF2299 domain-containing protein; translation: MGISRMRDNVERWSIHEGLSFEEVKNPDNVFQILIKYAGQYGIPVEVFEPKGQPGILVIGAKVVMKNSQISRYLGFNPEEKEKFEKKVADFCYSIQVINKIITEDGKQKIGVYVVLDDKENINQQTMLEAIDSVSEKYDQTYRFLLKTF
- a CDS encoding TIGR03618 family F420-dependent PPOX class oxidoreductase, producing the protein MDEKVVRLFLEKNLVYVATIMDDGLPQVSPVWANCEDGHILINTAEGRIKHKNILRDPRVAVSVTSIDNPLDMTTIRGTVVELIPDYEYKHADKLTQQYMGREHYPFKCDDEKRIILKIKPAKIFVLPELKMSE
- a CDS encoding helix-turn-helix domain-containing protein — its product is MSTLLEKQIKVNRTVTTSIGQARAIEDPARAKIVEILYHQALSADQITTALKKVGFKKALTTVRHHLEILKQSGLIEIVRIEESRGAITKFYGTSTKLLDFQTPLDFDSTYSKTIVNTSAKIEKILKGLAPKTVKSKGKKSEEYSQYLVMEIMNRAMTNVLEKSRKKQT